One genomic window of Mercenaria mercenaria strain notata chromosome 2, MADL_Memer_1, whole genome shotgun sequence includes the following:
- the LOC128549424 gene encoding exportin-6-like: MKMCVFMFVYYRHAQALAAIKPFAHWLSQFYAESQNYPDQRQKFTDLITTLLDAITCLFEEQIPDKIAHSAAHLLLSLETTVGPKFLLQIRCAKTLQLRKPGQLCHCFLYQVQVLLYRFLSLHLLLPWNNVPDSEQDWSNLASTHQSFCHQMAAPYFHLKDISSLINNKTAQDAAKLVISNSLKLMIDWIECVSGEVVKTKQICYQSMSEIVSISLAVFPVFIHQPGIRKH; this comes from the exons ATGAAGATGTGTGTGTTTATGTTTGTATATTATAGGCATGCACAAGCATTAGCAGCAATCAAACCATTTGCCCACTGGCTGTCACAGTTCTACGCTGAGTCGCAGAACTATCCAGATCAGAGACAGAAATTTACCGACCTAATTACAACATTGCTGGATGCTATCACCTGTCTGTTTGAGGAACAG ATTCCAGATAAGATAGCACACTCTGCTGCACACTTGCTACTGTCGTTAGAGACCACTGTTGGACCTAAATTCCTACTTCAGATACGATGTGCAAAAACTCTACAACTCCGGAAGCCAGG cCAGTTATGTCATTGCTTTCTGTATCAGGTACAGGTATTGTTGTACAGATTTCTTAGTCTGCACTTGCTGTTACCATGGAACAATGTTCCTGATTCAGAACAAGACTGGAGTAATCTAGCAAGCACACACCAGAGTTTCTGCCACCAGATGGCAGCACCATATTTCCATTTGAAAGATATATCTTCTTTGATAAACAACAAGACTGCACAAGATGCAG CCAAATTGGTGATCAGTAACAGTTTGAAGCTGATGATAGACTGGATCGAGTGTGTGTCAGGAGAGGTGgtgaaaacaaaacagatctgTTACCAGTCTATGTCAGAGATTGTCAGTATCAGCCTGGCTGTTTTTCCTGTCTTTATTCACCAACCAG GTATAAGGAAGCACTGA